The Chiloscyllium plagiosum isolate BGI_BamShark_2017 chromosome 42, ASM401019v2, whole genome shotgun sequence genome contains a region encoding:
- the LOC122542990 gene encoding beta-adducin-like produces the protein MSAEAAAQEGAPTASSPPPDCARKACYLERAVEGDPEYLRLREAGPALRQDVNLMEQKKRVTVILRSPGFREELESLIQEQLRKGEDSGNLRALRHIVDFISSGGGSPLALPTSPPGPATVVPINDLHAAECPGLARGESLMRCKVASVYRLLDIFGWAPLAKTYVTLRVSKEQGHFLIIPKGISYGEASASVLVKVNIVGGVVSPGSSGLSVDSTGFGLHAAVYAARPDVCCAIHLHTPATAAVSAMKCGLLPISHEALLVGDVAHYEYSGALDEEADKIQLQKCLGPTAKVLLLRNHGVIALGETVEEAFYKIYHLQSACEIQVTCLSSAGGVENVTLLDRERYRPLEAGVLAWAGTTFGPPQRSRLGHNEFEALMRTLDNLGYRTGYAYRHPVLRERARHKSEVQIPATVTAFVFDEEAYCPASAPPHAQRRQHREKTRWLNTPNLYLRSASDELQGEPRRERARTTWLKADAVSKSGGGTPIKIETPNQFVPLFTDPREVLATRNKTANGSPESRSAEEQPGEGEDEAETPNPFNELTDWELEEYQREVKRKQLGLDGHGPDDENTSAEISPLRSPLPSPVGSPASPGMPGAALAPRGGHVVEYL, from the exons ATGAGCGCGGAGGCGGCGGCTCAGGAGGGGGCGCCGACGGCGTCCTCCCCACCGCCCGACTGCGCTCGGAAGGCGTGCTACCTGGAGCGGGCAGTGGAGGGCGACCCTGAGTACCTCCGGCTCCGGGAGGCGGGGCCCGCGCTGAGGCAAGACGTGAACTTGATGGAGCAGAAGAAGCGGGTGACCGTGATACTTCGGAGCCCG GGCTTCCGGGAGGAGCTGGAGAGCCTGATCCAGGAGCAGCTGCGGAAGGGGGAGGACTCTGGCAACCTGCGGGCGCTGCGCCACATCGTGGACTTCATCAGCAGCGGCGGCGGCAGCCCCCTGGCGCTGCCCACCTCACCGCCCG GGCCAGCGACAGTGGTGCCAATCAATGACCTCCACGCGGCCGAGTGCCCGGGCCTCGCCAGGGGGGAGTCGCTCATGAGGTGCAAGGTTGCCAGCGTCTACCGCCTGCTGGACATCTTCGGCTGGGCCCCGTTGGCCAAGACCTACGTTACG CTCCGCGTCAGCAAAGAGCAGGGCCACTTCCTCATCATTCCCAAAGGGATTTCGTACGGAGAGGCCTCCGCATCGGTGCTG GTGAAGGTGAACATCGTGGGAGGCGTGGTGAGCCCGGGCAGCAGCGGCCTCTCGGTCGACAGCACGGGTTTCGGGTTGCACGCGGCCGTCTACGCCGCAAGGCCTGATGTCTGCTGTGCCATCCACTTACACACTCCAGCCACAGCGGCG GTCTCCGCCATGAAGTGCGGCCTCCTGCCCATCTCCCATGAGGCCTTGCTGGTCGGAGACGTCGCTCACTACGAGTACAGCGGAGCCCTGGACGAAGAGGCGGACAAGATCCAGCTGCAGAAATGCCTAGGCCCCACCGCGAAG GTTCTGCTTTTGAGGAATCATGGGGTGATAGCCCTGGGGGAGACGGTAGAGGAAGCCTTCTACAAGATTTACCACCTCCAGTCGGCCTGCGAGATCCAG GTTACGTGCCTGTCGAGCGCCGGGGGAGTGGAGAACGTGACCCTCCTGGACCGGGAGCGATACCGGCCCCTGGAGGCGGGCGTGCTGGCGTGGGCGGGCACCACCTTTGGCCCCCCGCAGAGGAGCCGGCTCGGGCACAACGAGTTCGAGGCCCTGATGCGGACGTTGGACAACCTG GGCTACCGGACGGGCTATGCCTACCGGCACCCGGTGCTCCGGGAGCGGGCCCGGCACAAGAGCGAGGTGCAGATCCCGGCCACCGTGACGGCGTTCGTCTTCGACGAGGAGGCCTACTGCCCGGCGTCGGCGCCGCCCCACGCCCAGAGGAGGCAGCACCGCGAGAAGACGCGCTGGCTCAACACGCCCAACCTCTACCTGAGGTCTGCCAGCGACGAGCTGCAGGGAGAGCCCAGACGGGAGCGGGCCCGCACCACG TGGCTGAAGGCTGACGCAGTCTCGAAATCCGGTGGCGGGACGCCCATCAAGATCGAGACCCCCAACCAGTTTGTGCCACTGTTTACCGACCCCCGAGAAGTGCTGGCGACCAGGAACAAG ACGGCAAACGGATCCCCAGAGTCCCGGAGCGCCGAGGAACAGCCGGGAGAGGGAGAGGACGAAGCAGAGACCCCCAATCCCTTCAACGAGCTGACGGATTGGGAACTGGAGGAGTACCAGAGGGAGGTGAAACGGAAACAGCTAGGCCTGGATGGTCATG GCCCGGATGATGAGAACACGTCGGCGGAGATCTCCCCGCTCCGGAGTCCCCTCCCGTCGCCCGTCGGATCGCCAGCCTCTCCTGGCATGCCTGGAG CAGCCCTAGCGCCAAGAGGAGGTCACGTTGTCGAGTACTTG